The following is a genomic window from bacterium.
AAACACTGTAGAAAATATGCTCAGCGGTTTAATTATCGGTCATGCCGCAATGATTGACGGGCTTGTTCAGCGCATTGAAGAAGAACTGGGTCAGGCTGTTACGACTATAGCTACAGGCGGATATTCTTCCATGATAAACAGCCATTTAAAAAGACCTTTTGATCACATCAATCCTTTTCTTACTCTCGAGGGATTGAGAATTATATATGAATTGAATAAAAATCCCTGAATAAGCTTTAAAAGCTTATATAGCTTGTTTTTGCATAATGACTTTAAAATCTTTGTTTTGATTATAAATATCTTCCAATTCTTCAAAGGTTTTTAATCCGCTCTGTGCCCCAAAGCTTTGCACTACAGCCGCTGAATTAATGGAAGCCATTTTTAAAGATTTTTTTATATTCCAGTCATATTTGATGATACTTGCAACAAAAGTACTCGAAAAAGCGTCGCCCGCTCCTAAAGTACTGACAACTTTAGAAGGAAAAGTCGGGGAATAATATAAATTTATTCCGTCAAAAGCGTATGCGCCTCTTTTGCCTTCCGTAATAACAACTACTTTAGAACCATAATCTTTGAGTTTAAAAATCATTTCTTTTAAATTATCATCATCAATAGTCGGGTATTCAGGCGGTTTATTTAGGATATTCGTAATAATAGCAGCCTCTGTACGGTTTAAAATCAGAACTTCTGCTTTTTCCAGAACTTTTTTCAGGCATTCAATCCCTCTTTTAATCTGGGTTGTTCCAGGATTAAAAGCCATATTTATGCCGTTATCTTCTGCAAATTGCGCAAATTCATCAAGTACATCGTTAGAAGCACCGCTAAGAGAAGCTACGTATACCCACTTAGCCTGTTTGACTTTTTCCCAGTTGATTTCATTAAGTGAAATTGTACTGTTTGCCCCTCTGTGCATAAGTACGGTT
Proteins encoded in this region:
- a CDS encoding carbohydrate kinase family protein; this encodes MYDIITIGGATQDIFVESDEAKILNIETVSSKQGYLCFDYGAKIELDKLAYDIGGGASNAAVNLANLGLQTGIIVKTGNDIISKAVLQRFEERNVDNSMVIESEKDKTGFSIILVSYEGDRTVLMHRGANSTISLNEINWEKVKQAKWVYVASLSGASNDVLDEFAQFAEDNGINMAFNPGTTQIKRGIECLKKVLEKAEVLILNRTEAAIITNILNKPPEYPTIDDDNLKEMIFKLKDYGSKVVVITEGKRGAYAFDGINLYYSPTFPSKVVSTLGAGDAFSSTFVASIIKYDWNIKKSLKMASINSAAVVQSFGAQSGLKTFEELEDIYNQNKDFKVIMQKQAI